TGCTCTCAGAAGAGTGCTCACATCCAGATTAATGAGAAAATACAGACTTGTCTCTATGATCAGAAAATTTGTTGGCATCTCTCCCTCAGTtttgaacaaaactgaaaaacAGCCTTGTCATCAGTTCAGCTACCAGAGAAAACATTCTCAAAAGAGTGTGGATATTGTGAAAATCTTTCTGAGTCGAGATGACAACAGTCGCGTATCTGCAGGAACAAAGGATACAATCACAcgctttaaaacaaaaaaacaaaaggttCCTTTCTGATACCTTGGTTAATTTGTATCAGAAATTGATTTTGGAGATGCCTCATTTGAAGTTCTCTTATTCTCTTTTTTGTCGGATAAAGCCATTTTGGATTCTCACTCCCAAAATAACGGATAGAGAGACATGCCTCTGCAAGGTGCACGAGAATGCCCAGATGAAGGCAAGCAAATTAAAGCAGCTTGGCATCATTGACTCCCAAAATGTGATAACACTGGCTGCAGAGTTGTGCTGTAACGCAGACAATAAGGTCTGCATGTACAGAGAGTGTATGACATGCAAGAACAAGTCACTAACCAGTCTGAAGAATCCATCAGAAACAGGAATAACATGGTGGTACCAGTGGGTCACAAAGAAAGAGGAATATGAAAAGGAaatagaaggagagaaagagaaaatagcAGTGACAAAAACtgttaaacaaatatgtgaggGCAACGCACAACACCTATTTGAAGATTTGGAAAAAGACCTGAATGGCAGGGTGTGCAAGCACCTCTTCAACATCAAGCATCAATATGCACAGCTGCAATCACTACATAGAACCCTCAGAGATGATGAGGTTATTCTCCACGTTGACTATGCAGAGAATTGGCAGTGCAAATATGCAAAAGAGGTGCAGCAAGTCCATTTTGGTGCTTCTCACAGACAGGCAACACTGCACAATGTTGTTATGTACACCTCCAACAATACTCTTTCCTTCTGTACATTGTCACCATCTATGAAACATGATCCTGCTGCCATTTGGGCTCAACTGGATCCTGTCCTTCAGTTTCTGAAGGTGAACTACCCCAGAGTTGACAAGCTGTTCTTCATCAGTGATGGGCCAACCATGCAGTATAGGGGAAAGAAGAACTTCTACCTCATGAGCATAATTCCCTTCCAGATGGGTTTCAGAACAGTTAACTGGAGTTTCCTGGAAGCAGGGCATGGTAAAGGGCCTGCGGATGGTGTGGGAGCCACAATAAAAAGAACAGCAGACACACAGGTAGCCAGAGGCTCTGATATTCCTTCTGCGAAAACACTGTATGAGACCCTGCGCACTCTTACaaaggtccaccttttttacgTAGAGGATGATCAGATATCCCGTGTGAGTGCTCTCCTCCCCAAAGAATTGCCCACCATCAAGGGAACGCTAAGCCTTCATCAAGTGATCTGCACCACTCCAGGGACAATTTACCATCGAGTGCTGAGTTGCTTctgtgagagagaaggtgtCTGTGGATGTTTCCAGCCAAAGGCGGTTGACTTGGCACCACAGACAGTAGGCTCTATAGAGCCACAAATCATAGAAGGCACCTCTGGACGTGGTCCTCTCTGCCCACTAGATGAAATCACAGAAGACCTCAAAGggaaatggtgcattgtcatcTACGAAAATGATCCATATCCTGGTATAATTGAGGATGTGGATGAAGGTGAGAAGATGTTCATACCAAACACTACATTTTTAATGTTGCTTATGTCTTCCATAGGTGGTATAATTTTACATAAcagttaaaatgtatttatttgttatcAGGTGCAGTTGAGGTCAAAGTTATGTGCAGTGCTGGACAAAACAAATTTTTCTGGCCATTGATTGAGGACAAAATTTGGTACACACAAGACAACGTCATGACATTAATCTCCCCTCCAGAAAAGATAAACAGCAGGCATGTCCAGGTTAACCCTGCTATTTTTGAAGCAGTCTTGGAAAAGTTGAAATGAGAAGAGACAAAGTATCCTCCAATTGATGTAAACAAgtttcacacaggcacacaacgCCCACCCATACATAACGGAtagacgcgcgcacacacacacacacacacacacacatgcagttctGTATATTTCTTTTATATGAAAATGTATTCAACCTAACTAAAATGTACCTAAAGTTTACTTAGACAAACTCAGCAACAAGAGAATCAGTTAAGGAGGTTTAGAGAAGTTAGAATGTGTAATGGAAAAACAGGCCCATATGTGTACACCAACGTTACAGGTGGACATGGGTGCACACAAATCAAATTCTGTAGTTTATACTGTGGGCCTGAAGTTTTATatggacatactgtacatgtttgtaTTGTTCTGAAGATTTAAATGAGTGGTTCTGAAGATAACAAAAGGAGTTACTAAAAATCACAATTGTGTTGACATTGTTCAATTGTAGCATATCTGAGATCAAAAGAAATAGTTTGGATGTCGGAATGTTTAAACATGGACATTAAAATGAGATctcaaaataaaatgtttgaTAATTCcatttacatgatgaacattacAGTAATATTGTTAGACGTCAGTTGTGTTAAATATGACCTTTTTCCTCCATCCTTTTGATATACTGTTTATTATAACACAAATAAAAGTTTCTGTTTCTGAAACAGAGCACATTGTGTCATCTTTTTCTCAAGAGATGTGAAAATCAACACAGAATCTTGCATCCCTTCAAGGTCTGAACTATCCGCCAGCTCTTCAGCGTACTGTCAGTGCAAAGTGCTTTTATGTGGTGTTGCTTTAGGTCCTCTTTGTGCTGTATGTTTTAGCTGCATAATGCCAACCATTTTtgactaattactttttttacacaaaatatggacaGTGAAATATGGTCGTCACTACCGAAACATTACTGTCACTACCGAACATTTGAGGTCACGACCGAAACACATAATATTctggaaaaataaaatatgttttgttATCAGAAAAAAATGACATAATTTTATTTAGTTAGATAAAAATTTAAACTAATGAATCCTTGAATTTTAAATCTGTATCAGTGCATGTATGGCATTTACAGAGAAATATTGCTTTCAAAATGCATTTAATTCGATGAACCACCCTTATGGTTTTGTTAAAATTATACTTTTAATCAATATAACCAtgaaattgtctttaaaaaaaattaaaaatatatatttataaggTTAATGCAAAGGAAATCAGAATAGGCATTTAAAAACTAATTTTTATATCAAATGTTGTTGCGTTTCGGTAGTGACACATtttgggagagagaaaacatttcgAAACTGTATAAAAACACTGTAGGAAACTAAAGTGTCCAATCAGTAGAATAGTGTTCTTTAGATGTTCTACTATGTTAATGACTACAAAGCTTTCaggaaaaaacacacttttctCAAAAAGTTTTGAAGTGTGAATTTGCACCAATTCGGTAGAATGGCCCATATCACACCAGATGCCTGCAACGTGCAAAAAACATAATCAAGGACTTCACCCATCCAGGCCATGATCTGTTCACCCTTTTGCCATCTGGAAGGCGCTACAGTTCCCTCCAGTGTCGCACCTCTAGACTCTCTAAGAGTTTTTACCCAAGTGCCATTAAACATCTGAACAATTGACGGCACTGCACCCTTTGGACTGTCTTTTTTagctacttatttatttattactgtGCATATATTGTCTTGCTCTCTTTTGTCTTAGGTTGTAGTTTATGTTCCATGTTTCATGTGTCTTGTTATGTGTCACCACTAGGGGAAGTGCAATTGAATTTCGTTGTCACtatgtgcaatgacaataaaggcattctaattacagtgcatgaaaatgcactgtactgttcttcctaggcattttattcttccgctaacgcatttaatgcagcttcaaccgtttaacgtagaaacttcattcagactatgttacgtaggtcttacttaggacatgggggctttgtatttttcatctttgtaacttttatactttttaaactattaattaaaaactattcaaaatttccccatagacttaacatgggctgatgacatcataatagagcacttaagcaattagaatcctaggccaggtgttcccgccacctgcatcaactgtcagtttctcaggctttaagcatacagtctcattctcttaataagactacacatcttgttcaactgtttcctctgtccacaacataatttaaccatttaaactatccacctatttaactgttcagtcattccaactatattaaacctcatctatctagcaaatagtttaaccttttaaactatccacctatttaactgttcagtcattccaactatattaaacctcatctacctagttcagtcattccaactatattaaacatcatctacctagcaaataatttaaccttttaaactatccacctatttaactgttcagtcattccaactatattaaacctcatctacctagttcagtcattccaactatattaaacatcatctacctagttcagtcattccaactatattaaacctcatctatctagcaaatagtttaaccttttaaactatccacctatttaactgttcagtcattccaactatattaaacctcatctacctagttcagtcattccaactatattaaacatcatctacctagcaaataatttaaccttttaaactatccacctatttaactgttcagtcattccaactatattaaacctcatctacctagttcagtcattccaactatattaaacatcatctacctagcaaataatttaaccttttaaactatccacctatttaactgttcagtcattccaactatattaaacctcatctacctagttcagtcattccaactatattaaacatcatctacctagttcagtcattccaaatatattaaacctcatctacctaggaaataatttaaccttttaaactatccacctatttaactgttcagtcattccaactatattaaaccttatctaggcctacctcgcaaataatttaaccttttaaactatccacctatttaactgttcagtcattccaaatatattaaacctcatctacctagttcagtcattccaactatattaaacctcatctacctaggaaataatttaaccttttaaactatccacctatttaactgttcagtcattccaactatattaaaccttatcaaGGCCTAcctcgcaaataatttaaccttttaaactatccacctatttaactgttcagtcattccaactatattaaacctcatctacctagttcagtcattccacctatattaaacctcatcatgttggttgccaattagcacatcatctgttttaacaatatatttcacaccatatgttttgcattttcatgcactggtaattccctggaattgcgttttctactTCTACTTTCTAATTCTAATTCTAattctacttttattttgaaacagttgtgggcacaggaagcagttgaacaggatctgtagtcttaataaaGCTATATTGTCTGCTTAAAGACTGAGACAGCCTGAGACagtggctgcaggtggcctgaacacctggcataggattctaattgctctaTTGTGTTCTAattgctctattgtgatgtcataatctaatgttaagtcaatgggaaaattttagtagtttttaattaatagtttaaaaagtataaaagttacaaagttgaaaaatacatagctgaagtcacataagtaagacctacgcaacacagtttgaatgaagtttctggaaaagcatttcctgaaggaaatacagtgcatgaaaatgcaaaaatattaggtataatatcatacagagtaaaaacaagctatattggttgctaggtagatgaggtttaatatagttggaatgactgaacagttaaataggtggatagtttatatggttaaattatttgctaggtagatgaggtttaatatagttggaatgactgaacagttaaataggtggatactttaaatggttaaattatttaggtagatagttgatgataactgacagttggaatggctctaatgtttgctagcagttatgctaactatgttaagtTAAGTTActttgctaactagcatgctaacaatattaaaatgctaactatgtgacttagctaacctagctaatcatttttagtagttatgctaactatgctaactatcatgctaactatgttaaccatgtgacttagctaatcatttttagtagttatgctaactatgctaactaacatactaacaatgttaaacatgctaactatgctaaccatgttacttagctaaactagctaatcatttttagtagttttgctaactagcatgctaactatgctaaccatgttacttagctaacttagctaatcatttttaacagttttgctaaaaatgctaacaatgctaactagctacagtgggtaggagtcatagttgatgacaagtaacagttacaatggctgaacagttaaaaagttcagtagtttaaagggttaaattgtttaacagtgaaatattgtagtgaggacttttattttgaaacagtttttggcagaggaagcagttgaacagaatGTGTagtcagagacggttgataaagcgagacaattcataagagggtaaattctggcacgTTGTGACGTGGGGTTCGAAGCCGTCACGCCAatttaggagtctagcgggaggtctagtgtctatgtattcctatggAAGAAATGAAAATTTTCATGGAATATGACCAATCCtttagccctacattcagcgatgtaagttttgaacccattttctagaagccacatgtctccctaacattccaacattgaaattgtattttccaacgaaacaaataaagacaaaaatagctttgttcgtgatctgtcactgtctcctcaaagctctggtgcacagccacctgttctcagaggctctagactcagaaatggttgataaactaacctaacatattttttgctagaactagtagactaccacaaagttgctgaacatatgttatttcaggtttgtttgcaacaatatataagtttaaccaaagttcttagctgctagctagctagcgaacattcccattcactttccgtttactgtgctaacgttagctagctagctagctcggttaacggggcaaaatgaaattattcattccgtgtccgaaagagtgtttcattggcatcacacacaaacaatgggTGCGTTCGAAACGGGCAAAACTGCtaccttttaagatatctaactggggagcgagGCAGCGAGTGCGTTTCCAAAccgaaaaaaataattttgctgccttctaagatatcttagatttcataaataacggtcatttttgaagtCAGCATCGATGCTCACTTCATGCTCCCTACTACCCATAATCCTCCGCGGCCGGCTGTGAatttgtcaaattaaaagaATAAAGATTGCTGACCAGGTCGAGAAGTCCGACTTTGTGTACAAATGTAAGTATTTTTTTGGACTTTTCTTACATTTTATCACTTCTATCTCTATAAAGTTACCGAGAAATACACAAGATACTATCAGAAAATATCGCTATTGTATCCAGCAAAGTTGGTTATACATGCGAATTTTACAAttgttagccagctagctaacaTTATAACAGGACTTAACGTAACCGTAACGGTAACAATGTCCGTGGAAGCAACACAGTAACATTAATAGAACTTcgagttaacgttaacgtttgatCTTTGGCAGTTTCATGATGCCAATGTTTGAATTCACAATTGAGCTAACTCGTTTCCAGATATGATAATCTGAATCCAAAGCTGCTAGCTCAATCTagtagtaaacagtaaactTGTTGATTAACGTTACGATAATAAGAGTAGGCAAACCACTCTTTACTTTAACATAATTTCTCACATCACGTTAGCATCAACAGGTTGCTACCACCGCTGCCTAGGCTCGACAAACAAAGCATTATGTTACCAAAATAGTTACCTGATTAAGACCATCAAGCTATCTTGTAGTGAAAAAATAATTAACTAAAGTGTTTGACGGTTATTTCCCCGTAGGGACATCCGATGACACTGCCAGGTTCATCCAGGCAAGGGGGGAGGCAGATCGGCTCTTCACAGGCCAGAGGAACAGTGCCATGGATGGCTGGAAGTAAGTTTTAGTTAACTGTTAGAGGGATGCTTTAAAAACAAGTGAGTACAGTATTTAGCTCTGATTCAATTTACTGTTTGTGTAGACAGGTCCTCAGGTCTGTTGGCCTGAAGGAGAAGGTGACCCCACAACAGGCCCGTAAAAAGTGGGACAaccttaaaaaaaatacaaggtATGACCAGACCATTGTCCCAACAGTAAAATGTTTGTttcaatgtaggctaatttatgaACCAATAGATCATtaagtaaaataaaagtgtAGGATAAAATTATTTCAAATTAGTTAAGACTACTACACGGCCATCTGTGATTCTGTTACTGGTTACAGTAAATTATGTTACTGGTAGTTAGAAAACTGTTGTCCATTCTTCTATTGCTAATTACATACTCATTTATCTGTAGGAAATGAAAAACCCCCCAACAGGAACAGGGACAGATGCTGGGGAGGACACAGCAGCCTCGTGGCCATGGTTCTGTGCCATGGATGAGATTCTGGGGCAGAGGCACTCTATCTCCCCACCAGTGATCCGTGCCTCCATGTCCCCGATCTCATCCAGGGAAGCAGAGCCCCCCCAGAAAAGAAGCAGCTTTGCTGCTTTCTTGAGGGAGCAATTTGAGAGAGAGGAGCAAATGGAGAAGGAGAGGCAGAGGGCAGCCGACGAGCGCTTTGCCCGTCTGTTAGCGGTGTTGGAGAGAATGgcagacaaataaaaaaatatttttttattaggcATACTGTATTTTGTCACTTTTGAGAGCTATAGGTATAACAATCTTCAAGTGAATTAAGTTAAGCTAGGCAAGAGGGATATCAACATGATATTTACTGTAAAGTGTATTTTTTACAAATAACATGACACAACAACAGAGTTTATATAAGTTTAAAACCCTTTATTGGAttattatctatctatttctagATTCTAAAATCTAGTTTTTTTAAAGCTGCCTAAGAAAGCCAAATCTCTACACCAATTTCAGTGGCGAGGGAAAACTCCCACACAGGGAGAAACCTCGGGAGGGCCCAGGCTTAGGCAGCGACCACCCTCCTTGGTCATGCTATTTAAAAGTAACCCTCTCGATGTTCCTGTAACAACATGAACAATAGGTTATTCAACAGTGTGAACTG
This genomic stretch from Alosa sapidissima isolate fAloSap1 chromosome 16, fAloSap1.pri, whole genome shotgun sequence harbors:
- the LOC121684876 gene encoding uncharacterized protein LOC121684876: MKASKLKQLGIIDSQNVITLAAELCCNADNKVCMYRECMTCKNKSLTSLKNPSETGITWWYQWVTKKEEYEKEIEGEKEKIAVTKTVKQICEGNAQHLFEDLEKDLNGRVCKHLFNIKHQYAQLQSLHRTLRDDEVILHVDYAENWQCKYAKEVQQVHFGASHRQATLHNVVMYTSNNTLSFCTLSPSMKHDPAAIWAQLDPVLQFLKVNYPRVDKLFFISDGPTMQYRGKKNFYLMSIIPFQMGFRTVNWSFLEAGHGKGPADGVGATIKRTADTQVARGSDIPSAKTLYETLRTLTKVHLFYVEDDQISRVSALLPKELPTIKGTLSLHQVICTTPGTIYHRVLSCFCEREGVCGCFQPKAVDLAPQTVGSIEPQIIEGTSGRGPLCPLDEITEDLKGKWCIVIYENDPYPGIIEDVDEGAVEVKVMCSAGQNKFFWPLIEDKIWYTQDNVMTLISPPEKINSRHVQGKCN